In Deinococcus psychrotolerans, a genomic segment contains:
- a CDS encoding acyl-CoA dehydrogenase family protein encodes MSQTPKEQAPVLSIDALQTDWPRPEIRAVTAHAVLAIQSHLAECEAAQDVTPAAARALKASGYAALSVPANFDGHELGGLSMTLSEFGWVQEQLGAAGASLALVLAMTGQVLGSAFAARSLPPELLTLLGRAAVQRGALVNALASEPALGSPSRGGLPQTVLQPQSEEGGHYLLSGHKTWATGARALDFALVTARTPDEQIARVLVELTAPGVRIESTWGGALSLRGSGSQDVHFSGVAVPAGNVIAPQFQRQPQHPAHPAWFWTALAGTYLGVGTAALAALLDYARTRVPTALGQPLASLPRVREAVGRVGADLTAARALLRVAAQGFEAEPSAASLPLLAAAKALCTNAAVSATDAAARVVGGAALSPDLPFERLLRDARAGLTHPPTDAEAFERLGGALLEEVGKETQVP; translated from the coding sequence GTGTCGCAAACACCAAAAGAGCAAGCCCCTGTCTTAAGTATTGACGCTTTGCAGACTGATTGGCCGCGCCCCGAGATCCGGGCGGTCACGGCACATGCTGTACTGGCCATCCAAAGCCACTTGGCCGAATGTGAAGCAGCCCAGGACGTGACGCCCGCTGCCGCCCGCGCCCTCAAAGCCAGCGGCTACGCGGCGCTGAGTGTGCCGGCCAATTTTGACGGTCATGAGTTGGGTGGCCTGAGTATGACCCTCAGCGAATTTGGCTGGGTGCAGGAGCAGCTCGGCGCGGCGGGCGCGTCGCTGGCTTTGGTGCTGGCCATGACTGGGCAAGTGCTGGGCAGCGCGTTCGCCGCCCGAAGTTTGCCGCCGGAGTTGCTGACGCTGCTGGGCCGGGCCGCTGTGCAGCGGGGAGCACTCGTCAACGCGCTGGCCAGCGAACCGGCGCTGGGCTCACCCTCACGCGGGGGCTTACCGCAAACCGTTTTGCAGCCGCAGAGCGAAGAAGGTGGGCATTATCTGCTCAGCGGCCACAAAACGTGGGCCACCGGAGCGCGGGCGCTGGATTTCGCTTTGGTCACGGCCCGCACGCCCGACGAGCAGATCGCCCGCGTGTTGGTGGAACTCACTGCGCCGGGCGTGCGGATCGAGTCCACCTGGGGCGGTGCGCTCTCGCTGCGCGGCAGCGGTTCTCAGGACGTGCATTTCAGCGGCGTGGCGGTGCCGGCGGGCAACGTGATCGCGCCGCAATTTCAGCGACAGCCGCAGCATCCGGCGCATCCGGCTTGGTTCTGGACGGCGCTGGCCGGAACGTATCTGGGCGTGGGCACGGCGGCCCTCGCTGCACTGCTGGACTACGCCCGCACCCGTGTGCCGACTGCGCTGGGGCAACCGCTGGCGAGTTTGCCGCGTGTGCGCGAGGCGGTGGGGCGCGTTGGGGCTGACCTCACCGCCGCCCGCGCTCTGCTGAGAGTGGCCGCTCAAGGCTTTGAGGCTGAACCGAGCGCCGCCAGTTTGCCACTCCTTGCCGCTGCCAAAGCGCTGTGTACCAACGCCGCCGTGAGCGCCACTGACGCAGCGGCCCGCGTGGTGGGCGGCGCGGCCCTCTCGCCGGATTTGCCGTTTGAACGCTTACTCCGTGACGCGAGAGCGGGCCTGACCCACCCGCCCACCGACGCTGAAGCCTTTGAACGGCTGGGCGGGGCACTGCTCGAAGAAGTGGGGAAAGAAACGCAGGTGCCGTGA
- a CDS encoding VOC family protein, whose product MNAPQANLKHVSFLTANADAVIAFYLLLGAELQKDLRTSEGFRRVVLGFAGGGKLQFFEADTELPRPHPAWQEHIALHLSDLNASIQQLKEQGAAFSRELTTSPSGNPMAFVLDPDGRQVELLQA is encoded by the coding sequence ATGAACGCCCCACAAGCCAACCTCAAGCATGTTTCTTTTTTGACGGCTAACGCCGACGCCGTGATCGCCTTTTACCTTTTGTTGGGCGCAGAGTTGCAAAAAGATTTGCGCACCAGCGAAGGCTTTCGCCGGGTGGTGCTGGGCTTTGCGGGCGGTGGAAAGCTACAATTTTTTGAAGCAGACACCGAGTTGCCGCGTCCGCATCCAGCTTGGCAAGAGCACATTGCGCTGCACCTCAGCGACCTGAACGCCAGCATTCAGCAGCTCAAGGAGCAGGGCGCGGCGTTCAGCCGTGAACTGACGACAAGCCCGAGTGGTAACCCGATGGCCTTCGTACTCGATCCAGATGGACGGCAAGTGGAGTTGCTGCAAGCCTGA
- a CDS encoding AI-2E family transporter, giving the protein MLPQPPSRQPSGDNAFQAIWRNPYIRAATFLLLLYLAYLVLGSVSHIVVLAVIAYIIAYLAHPMLVWLEKRKINRAIGVLLTVILIFGLIVLASGLLVTIFNQLSDLIQRLPALTKEFLTQPWFNNLADRFPPLSSVRDQITKISQNGAAGLQQYIQPYIDTVLPYLKANSGALFGGVLSVASIVGEAFAVLIMSIYMMLDYDKLGLNFLRLFPRTWQPFVLDLSKNVGQAVGGYLKGQLIIAAFVGIFIGVALSIAGIPSAPAIGFIAGVFNVVPYLGVVIGITPALLLAASAGGVVKLIVVVVVFVVANQIEGHLLSPMVLGRTTNLHPVTVIIAILTGLTLMGITGALLAVPLAALGKLLLQEYYYPSRVYKDGP; this is encoded by the coding sequence TTGTTACCCCAACCGCCTTCCCGCCAGCCTTCGGGCGATAACGCTTTTCAAGCCATTTGGCGCAACCCTTATATTCGGGCCGCCACTTTTTTGCTGCTGCTGTATCTGGCTTACCTCGTCTTAGGATCCGTCTCCCATATCGTTGTTCTGGCTGTTATCGCTTATATCATCGCTTACTTGGCTCACCCAATGCTGGTGTGGTTAGAAAAACGCAAGATCAATCGCGCCATCGGCGTACTGCTGACCGTCATCTTGATTTTCGGGCTGATCGTGCTGGCCTCTGGCCTATTGGTCACCATTTTCAATCAGCTGAGCGATCTTATTCAGCGGCTTCCAGCGCTGACCAAAGAGTTCTTGACTCAGCCGTGGTTCAACAACTTGGCCGACCGTTTTCCGCCGCTCTCCAGCGTCCGTGACCAAATCACCAAAATCAGCCAAAACGGTGCGGCAGGTTTACAGCAGTACATTCAGCCTTACATTGATACGGTGCTGCCATATCTCAAGGCCAACAGCGGCGCTTTGTTCGGCGGCGTGCTGAGCGTGGCGAGCATCGTCGGCGAGGCCTTCGCAGTGCTGATTATGAGCATCTATATGATGCTGGACTACGACAAGCTCGGTCTCAATTTTCTGCGCCTCTTTCCGCGTACTTGGCAGCCGTTCGTGTTGGACTTATCCAAGAATGTCGGTCAGGCAGTGGGCGGGTATCTCAAGGGCCAGCTCATCATCGCGGCCTTCGTGGGCATTTTCATCGGGGTGGCGCTGAGCATCGCGGGCATTCCCAGTGCGCCCGCCATCGGTTTTATCGCGGGTGTCTTCAATGTCGTGCCGTATCTGGGCGTGGTGATCGGGATTACTCCGGCGCTGCTGCTGGCGGCTTCGGCGGGCGGCGTCGTGAAACTCATCGTGGTGGTGGTGGTTTTTGTGGTCGCCAACCAAATCGAAGGCCACCTGCTCTCGCCGATGGTTTTGGGACGCACCACCAACCTGCACCCCGTGACGGTCATCATCGCCATTTTGACCGGCCTGACGCTGATGGGCATCACCGGCGCACTGCTGGCCGTGCCGCTGGCCGCGCTGGGCAAACTGCTGCTACAGGAATACTACTATCCCAGCCGGGTATATAAAGACGGGCCTTAG
- a CDS encoding MFS transporter — translation MSLTPTKTKRDPALFGVGFAAFLLLGLIQAAYGPAFSDFEQRFGVTTAAVAGVSSAHFLGSALGPLVLGALLTRLPLRAAVMIGSALFALGLLGLSLAPIWPLMLLAALLTGLGFGFLSGGFNSAFATLGAGPASLINAMFGIGSVAAPLLALGFGAYPGPFMLLALLALGLTFALRSVRSWPAQPAELALSKVSPRRVGLFGLLFFSYVGIEAGLGSWATTHLAAIGNPHPEAVTSLFWLALTAGRLGFAAFAARLPFFRVVLVCAALALLGGLLITVPTLAVAGYLVVGLGISPIFSTLLTWFTSLNPVRAAPLMLTAGSLGGAVFSALIGVLVARFGVQAVPLTVVADALLLGALVLWVRREVGGKR, via the coding sequence ATGAGCCTGACGCCCACCAAAACCAAACGCGACCCGGCCCTCTTTGGGGTGGGCTTCGCGGCTTTTTTGCTGCTGGGCCTGATTCAGGCGGCCTACGGCCCGGCCTTCTCGGACTTTGAGCAGCGCTTTGGGGTCACTACAGCGGCTGTGGCAGGTGTCAGCAGCGCTCACTTTTTGGGCAGCGCTTTGGGGCCGCTGGTGCTCGGCGCACTGTTGACCCGTTTGCCGCTCAGGGCTGCAGTGATGATCGGCAGCGCTTTGTTCGCCTTGGGGCTGCTGGGCCTCTCGCTGGCCCCCATCTGGCCGCTGATGCTCTTGGCCGCCCTGCTGACAGGCTTGGGCTTCGGCTTTCTCTCGGGTGGGTTTAATTCGGCGTTCGCCACGTTGGGTGCAGGGCCGGCCAGCTTGATCAATGCCATGTTCGGCATCGGTTCGGTGGCCGCGCCGCTGCTGGCGCTGGGCTTCGGCGCTTACCCCGGCCCGTTTATGTTGCTGGCGCTGCTGGCCCTCGGCCTGACGTTTGCGCTCAGGAGCGTGCGAAGCTGGCCCGCGCAGCCTGCCGAACTGGCCCTCAGCAAAGTCAGTCCCAGACGGGTCGGTTTGTTCGGCTTGCTGTTTTTTTCGTATGTCGGCATTGAAGCGGGCTTGGGCAGTTGGGCCACCACCCACCTTGCCGCCATCGGCAACCCGCACCCAGAAGCAGTGACCAGTTTGTTCTGGCTGGCCCTCACGGCGGGGCGGCTGGGCTTTGCGGCGTTCGCGGCTCGCCTGCCTTTTTTCAGGGTGGTTTTGGTCTGCGCGGCGCTGGCACTCTTGGGCGGTTTGCTGATCACTGTTCCGACGCTGGCGGTGGCGGGTTACTTGGTGGTGGGCCTGGGCATCTCTCCCATTTTTTCGACGCTGCTGACCTGGTTCACTTCGCTCAACCCCGTGCGGGCCGCGCCGCTGATGCTTACGGCAGGCAGCTTGGGCGGCGCGGTGTTCTCGGCGCTGATCGGCGTTTTGGTGGCCCGTTTTGGGGTGCAGGCCGTTCCGCTCACGGTGGTCGCCGACGCGCTGCTGCTGGGCGCATTGGTATTGTGGGTGCGCCGAGAAGTCGGCGGTAAGCGCTAG
- the lepB gene encoding signal peptidase I: MFAVLLTQLVGTLVGVDGASMMPTLRHHERLLIPKYETWLHKLGIGDFKRGDILVFKPPTQSLNKSFFGPPFSGLGSYRPFLVKRLIGLPGDTVRVSGGEVYLNGALLSQGFTSVYWQSQGCWDTGSLLANAARVDEASGQVTPQITLKAGQYFVMGDNRTAGGSEDSRLFGPVPLRDIAGRAAAVVWPVMRQIDAKYNCAASHRPQDHVTYSGKTKLNLRLLRPPAAFERLP, encoded by the coding sequence GTGTTTGCCGTGCTGCTGACGCAGTTGGTGGGTACGCTGGTCGGAGTGGACGGAGCCAGCATGATGCCCACGCTGCGCCACCACGAGCGCCTCCTCATTCCCAAATACGAAACGTGGCTGCACAAACTCGGTATCGGTGACTTCAAGCGCGGCGATATTTTGGTATTCAAGCCGCCCACGCAGAGCCTGAACAAATCATTTTTTGGGCCGCCGTTTTCAGGATTGGGGAGCTACCGCCCCTTTCTGGTCAAGCGGTTGATTGGCTTACCGGGCGATACGGTGCGGGTGTCGGGCGGCGAGGTGTATCTCAATGGAGCGCTCCTCAGTCAGGGTTTCACCTCGGTGTACTGGCAGTCTCAGGGCTGCTGGGACACGGGCAGCCTGCTCGCCAACGCGGCCCGCGTGGATGAAGCGTCGGGCCAAGTCACGCCGCAGATCACCTTGAAGGCGGGGCAATACTTTGTGATGGGCGACAACCGCACGGCGGGCGGCAGCGAAGATTCACGCCTGTTTGGGCCAGTGCCGCTGCGCGACATCGCGGGGCGGGCGGCGGCGGTGGTGTGGCCGGTGATGCGCCAGATAGACGCCAAATACAACTGCGCGGCCAGCCATCGGCCCCAAGATCACGTCACGTACAGCGGCAAAACCAAGCTCAATCTGCGGTTGCTGCGGCCTCCAGCAGCGTTTGAACGGCTGCCCTGA
- a CDS encoding sensor histidine kinase gives MISSAAPPRGGYFAELTAASTYRHLLYFALAALLSVVMATALVTAVVGAALSPLLLGVPLLLLGGWTLGGLAQLDRVLGAALLGVNLSRPAAVRPKGWWPWLRCRLTEANTYKILLYSVAKLLFMALGGVWLLLTLAGGLGLVVVPFLLSTFPQLHVPVVLGAQAYTLGGASGVLLSLIGFFVVMLGISGLNLLTRAWLLISYGLLTEYGENASAVREVAALREGAATVAFAGSLEETLTSLLRLSMPATTAQSAHITVGPLKLSEGAALLPAFLGTNTDSDNANAEYGRDTLQRTGDLHVLSLALAPRGEVLGRLQAVYSTSPSTREMQFWAAVSDQAASAAHTARLIDQAQTQGSEQERARLARELHDSVAQALYGVSLSTRTARALLEKNPAKAAESLDFALSLADGASAEMKALLFALRPDALEEGGLVPALTRLAEMLRLRYQLQVHLEAPTEPPLSINIKGTLYRVAQEATHNAVKHARAEQLSLSLLLSGPANDTWTLEVRDNGVGFDVAQTRAGSLGLKSMRERAALIGAALTLNSAPNQGTRLTLQVRALPVQALEARAPQVKA, from the coding sequence ATGATCTCCAGTGCTGCTCCGCCGCGTGGCGGATACTTCGCCGAACTCACAGCGGCGTCCACTTACCGCCACCTGCTGTATTTCGCCCTCGCGGCGCTGCTGAGCGTGGTGATGGCCACAGCGCTGGTGACGGCAGTGGTGGGCGCGGCGCTCTCTCCGCTGCTGCTGGGCGTGCCGCTGCTGCTGCTCGGCGGCTGGACGCTGGGCGGGCTGGCTCAACTCGACAGAGTGCTGGGCGCGGCTCTCTTGGGCGTCAACCTCAGCCGCCCCGCTGCCGTGCGCCCAAAAGGCTGGTGGCCTTGGCTGCGCTGCCGCCTGACCGAAGCCAACACCTATAAAATTTTGCTCTACAGCGTGGCCAAGCTGCTGTTTATGGCTCTCGGCGGCGTTTGGCTGCTGCTCACCCTCGCCGGCGGGCTGGGCTTGGTAGTGGTGCCCTTTTTGCTTTCCACTTTTCCACAACTCCATGTGCCGGTGGTGCTGGGCGCGCAGGCCTACACGCTCGGAGGCGCTTCGGGCGTGCTGCTCTCGCTCATCGGCTTTTTTGTGGTGATGCTGGGGATCAGCGGTCTTAATCTGCTGACCCGCGCCTGGCTGCTGATCAGTTACGGCCTGCTCACCGAGTACGGCGAAAATGCCTCGGCGGTGCGCGAAGTCGCCGCGCTGCGCGAGGGCGCGGCCACTGTCGCCTTTGCCGGGAGCTTGGAAGAAACGCTGACCAGCTTGCTGCGGCTTTCTATGCCCGCCACCACCGCCCAGAGCGCCCACATTACCGTCGGGCCGCTGAAGTTGAGCGAGGGCGCGGCGCTGCTCCCGGCTTTCCTCGGCACCAATACCGACTCCGACAATGCCAACGCCGAGTATGGACGCGACACCTTGCAGCGCACGGGGGATCTGCACGTCTTGTCGCTGGCTCTCGCGCCGCGCGGCGAAGTGCTGGGCCGCCTGCAAGCCGTCTACAGCACTTCGCCCAGCACCCGCGAAATGCAGTTTTGGGCCGCCGTCAGCGACCAGGCCGCCAGCGCCGCCCACACCGCCCGCCTGATTGACCAAGCCCAGACTCAGGGCAGCGAACAAGAACGCGCCCGCCTCGCCCGCGAGCTGCACGACAGCGTGGCCCAGGCACTCTACGGCGTGTCGCTGTCTACCCGCACCGCCCGCGCCCTGCTCGAAAAAAATCCTGCCAAAGCCGCCGAGAGTCTGGACTTTGCCCTAAGCCTCGCCGACGGAGCCAGCGCCGAGATGAAGGCCCTCTTGTTTGCCCTGCGCCCCGACGCGCTAGAAGAAGGCGGCTTGGTACCGGCCCTGACCCGCCTCGCCGAGATGCTGCGGCTGCGCTACCAATTGCAAGTCCACCTTGAAGCGCCCACTGAGCCGCCGCTGAGCATCAACATCAAAGGCACGCTCTACCGCGTGGCGCAGGAAGCCACCCACAACGCCGTCAAGCACGCCCGAGCTGAGCAGCTCAGTCTCAGTCTGCTGCTCAGCGGGCCCGCCAACGACACGTGGACGCTGGAGGTGCGCGACAACGGCGTGGGCTTTGATGTGGCCCAGACCCGTGCAGGCAGTTTGGGCCTCAAAAGTATGCGCGAACGGGCCGCTTTGATCGGCGCGGCATTAACGCTCAACAGTGCGCCGAATCAGGGAACGCGGCTGACGCTGCAGGTGCGGGCTTTGCCTGTACAGGCTTTAGAAGCGCGGGCCCCGCAGGTCAAAGCGTGA
- a CDS encoding GreA/GreB family elongation factor, which translates to MAGENKQIKLTQEGFERLQRSLDQEQVRLAEATRILQEQMEASADFEDTGLEDAKREKGMIEARIEEFEDTLARATLINGDEHTGKVELGSVLVLYNEATKQDMKVQLVSAPEATMRGGSLPKISDDSPVGRELLGRKKGESFVVNLDSGKQMKYKIKSLD; encoded by the coding sequence ATGGCCGGAGAAAACAAACAGATCAAACTGACCCAAGAAGGCTTCGAGCGGCTTCAGCGCAGCTTGGATCAGGAGCAAGTCCGCTTGGCCGAGGCGACCCGCATTTTGCAAGAACAGATGGAAGCCAGCGCCGATTTTGAAGACACTGGCCTGGAAGATGCCAAACGCGAAAAAGGCATGATCGAAGCGCGAATCGAAGAATTTGAAGACACCCTCGCCCGCGCCACCCTCATTAACGGCGACGAACACACCGGCAAAGTGGAACTCGGCAGCGTGCTGGTGCTGTACAACGAGGCCACCAAGCAGGACATGAAAGTGCAGCTCGTCAGCGCCCCCGAAGCCACCATGCGCGGCGGCAGCTTGCCCAAAATCAGCGATGACAGCCCGGTGGGCCGCGAACTGCTGGGCCGCAAAAAAGGTGAGAGCTTCGTGGTCAATTTGGACAGCGGCAAGCAGATGAAATACAAGATCAAGAGCTTGGATTAG
- a CDS encoding response regulator codes for MTQSHPNAPTIRLLLVDDHDVVRQGLKMFLSLDESLEIVGEARNGAEAVTEAARLRPDVVIMDLMMPVLDGVQATRQIRAAQPEVEVLALTSALEEHKVNAAIQAGASGYLLKDASSDMLLTAIHHAARGEVYLHPEAAQRLVRDFRSPEMREHLTAREVLILQLMARGHSNRTIAGELGVGEPTVKTHVSRILGKLELESRTQAALYALKAGIATLE; via the coding sequence ATGACCCAATCCCATCCCAACGCCCCTACCATTCGCCTGCTTCTGGTGGACGATCACGACGTGGTGCGCCAGGGCCTGAAGATGTTTTTGTCGCTCGACGAAAGCCTGGAAATCGTGGGCGAGGCCCGCAACGGCGCGGAAGCGGTGACGGAAGCTGCCCGGCTGCGCCCCGACGTGGTGATTATGGACTTGATGATGCCCGTTCTCGACGGCGTGCAGGCCACCCGCCAAATCCGCGCCGCTCAGCCGGAAGTGGAAGTCTTGGCCCTGACCAGCGCCCTAGAAGAACACAAAGTCAACGCTGCCATTCAGGCCGGAGCCAGCGGCTACCTGCTCAAAGACGCTTCCAGCGACATGCTGCTGACCGCCATTCACCACGCCGCTAGGGGCGAGGTCTACTTGCACCCCGAAGCGGCCCAGCGCTTGGTGCGTGACTTCCGCAGCCCCGAAATGCGCGAACACCTCACCGCCCGCGAAGTGCTGATCTTGCAACTGATGGCGCGGGGCCACAGCAACCGCACCATCGCCGGGGAGTTGGGCGTGGGCGAGCCCACCGTCAAAACCCACGTTTCGCGCATTTTGGGCAAGTTGGAGCTGGAAAGCCGCACCCAAGCCGCCCTGTACGCGCTCAAGGCGGGGATAGCGACGTTGGAATGA